A single window of Nitrospira lenta DNA harbors:
- a CDS encoding DUF4136 domain-containing protein — protein MATSSDPVTDFSVFRTVAYSGISDRGREVGPSDSSPIRLRIKNMVHDQLVAKGIQEVELKEHPQLLLHLFYGVKDLIRVQQHYTDAYSYGEPGVYGRLGSYDYPDEAYGLYGLQGRTYTYHDGTWVPVPLSYETTHEDYEGTLIIDLAEAPTHKLVWRAVIRGILKDSLEQNMEREGQGIATAFKDYPPQR, from the coding sequence GTGGCAACCAGTTCAGACCCCGTCACAGATTTCTCCGTATTTCGGACGGTGGCGTACTCAGGGATTTCCGATAGAGGGCGGGAAGTCGGCCCGTCAGACTCTTCACCGATCCGACTGCGCATCAAGAACATGGTTCATGACCAATTAGTTGCCAAGGGAATCCAAGAGGTTGAACTGAAAGAGCACCCCCAGCTCCTCTTGCATCTATTTTATGGCGTCAAAGACTTAATCCGCGTGCAACAGCACTACACCGACGCGTATTCCTACGGTGAGCCTGGTGTCTATGGGAGACTGGGCTCCTATGACTATCCCGACGAGGCCTACGGGCTCTATGGCCTCCAAGGGCGAACCTATACGTATCATGACGGTACCTGGGTGCCTGTCCCGCTAAGTTACGAGACAACGCATGAGGACTATGAAGGGACGTTGATTATTGACTTGGCTGAAGCGCCCACTCACAAGCTGGTATGGCGGGCGGTGATTCGAGGAATATTGAAAGATAGCTTGGAGCAGAACATGGAACGGGAAGGTCAGGGAATTGCCACCGCCTTCAAGGACTATCCGCCCCAGCGCTGA
- the hrpB gene encoding ATP-dependent helicase HrpB produces MSRLPIEDVLSDLRHALIRSPNGLLTAPPGAGKTTRVPLALLDAPWLQGKKLLMLEPRRLAARAAAHRMAATLNEGVGDRVGYRMRLDTKIGPTTRIEVVTEGILTRLLQQDPSLNSYGAVLFDEFHERSLQADTGLALCLESQRLFRPDLRLLIMSATLDCGPVSQLLGGAPVITCEGRMFPVETRYLDDPLTGHLDSAVTKVIRRALARDQGSLLVFLPGMAEIRRVERQLLDANLESTVHIAPLHGDLPQDAQDAAIAPALPGTRKIVLATSIAETSLTIDGVRIVIDAGLLRVPRFDPRSGLTRLDTIRVTQDSADQRRGRAGRVEPGVCYRLWTEREQASLAARRPPEILDADLTSLVLELALWGTTDPAELSWLTTPPSGSVTQAADLLIRLGALDPTGHITAHGTRMAELALHPRLSHMLLQAGPLNLTDLACDLAALLGERDLLRGPAGRQQADIRTRLDIVHGQHNHAAGATVDRGVHRRITGTAEMWRQQLSRRSTTASPRTGRNQQGVGTLLALAYPDRIAQRQAGTDARYVLANGRGALFAAPDHLGSEPYLAIAELDGGAQWAKIELAAPISQAEIESLYADQIVETEAVSWDEKTQAVQALRQRRLGGLILSQQNLSKPDPALIATALLQGVRQAGLHALAWTPELRQWQARVQFLRRTDGPDSPWPDLSDEHLLQQLDQWLGPYLHSITTLDRVKRMPLDQPLHALLNWDLQRQLDRLAPTHLTVPSGSNIRVDYESAEVPVLAVRLQELFGCQDTPRVAGGKIPVMLHLLSPAKRPVQVTKDLASFWANAYQDVRKELRGRYPKHPWPDNPLTAPPTAKAKRRAH; encoded by the coding sequence ATGTCTCGGCTCCCAATAGAAGATGTCCTTTCGGACCTCCGCCACGCGCTCATTCGGTCCCCCAACGGGCTGCTGACCGCCCCACCTGGGGCCGGAAAGACCACTCGCGTGCCGCTGGCCCTGCTGGACGCCCCCTGGCTCCAGGGCAAGAAGCTCCTCATGCTGGAGCCGAGACGCCTGGCCGCTCGGGCCGCCGCTCATCGTATGGCGGCCACGCTCAACGAGGGTGTCGGCGACAGGGTCGGCTATCGCATGCGCCTCGATACGAAGATCGGGCCCACAACCCGCATCGAGGTGGTGACCGAAGGCATTCTGACCCGCTTGCTCCAACAGGATCCCTCGCTCAACAGTTATGGCGCCGTCCTCTTCGACGAGTTTCATGAGCGCAGCCTTCAGGCTGACACCGGCCTGGCGCTCTGCCTCGAATCACAGCGGCTCTTCCGTCCCGATCTGCGCCTGCTCATTATGTCGGCCACATTGGATTGCGGACCAGTCAGCCAACTCCTGGGCGGTGCACCGGTCATCACCTGCGAAGGCCGGATGTTTCCAGTCGAGACCAGATATCTCGACGATCCCCTCACCGGTCATCTCGATAGCGCGGTCACGAAGGTGATCCGCCGCGCGCTGGCGCGGGATCAGGGGAGTTTGCTGGTCTTCCTGCCGGGCATGGCCGAAATCCGGCGCGTCGAACGTCAGCTGCTCGATGCGAATCTGGAATCGACCGTGCATATCGCGCCGCTTCATGGCGATCTTCCTCAGGATGCGCAAGATGCCGCCATCGCCCCGGCGCTTCCAGGCACGAGGAAAATCGTGCTGGCCACCTCGATCGCCGAAACCAGCTTGACGATCGACGGGGTGCGGATCGTCATTGATGCAGGCCTGTTGCGCGTACCGCGCTTCGACCCACGATCCGGGCTCACGCGATTGGACACGATTCGCGTCACCCAGGACTCCGCCGACCAACGGCGCGGGCGGGCCGGACGAGTGGAACCGGGCGTTTGCTACCGGCTCTGGACAGAGCGAGAACAGGCCTCGCTGGCGGCCCGGCGACCTCCGGAAATCCTGGATGCCGATCTGACCTCGCTCGTCCTAGAGCTGGCTCTTTGGGGAACCACCGACCCGGCTGAACTCTCATGGCTCACCACGCCGCCTTCAGGATCGGTCACACAGGCAGCGGATCTGCTGATCCGGCTGGGCGCGTTGGATCCAACGGGACATATCACGGCTCATGGCACCCGGATGGCCGAGCTGGCGCTGCATCCCCGCCTCTCCCACATGTTGCTGCAAGCCGGGCCGCTGAACCTCACCGACCTGGCTTGCGATCTTGCCGCCCTGCTAGGCGAGCGCGATCTGCTCCGAGGACCGGCAGGTCGGCAGCAGGCCGACATACGCACCAGACTCGATATTGTGCACGGACAACACAACCATGCCGCAGGCGCGACCGTCGATCGCGGGGTTCATCGTCGCATCACCGGCACGGCAGAGATGTGGCGGCAACAGCTTTCTCGCCGCTCAACCACAGCCTCCCCACGGACCGGCCGGAATCAACAGGGCGTCGGAACCCTGCTCGCCCTCGCCTATCCTGATCGGATCGCGCAACGGCAAGCCGGCACCGACGCGCGCTATGTGCTGGCCAACGGGCGCGGAGCCCTCTTCGCTGCCCCCGATCATCTCGGATCGGAACCCTATCTCGCCATTGCGGAACTGGATGGTGGCGCGCAATGGGCCAAGATCGAGCTGGCCGCGCCTATTTCGCAGGCGGAAATCGAGAGCCTCTACGCAGACCAGATTGTCGAAACCGAAGCGGTCAGCTGGGATGAGAAGACGCAAGCCGTCCAGGCGCTGCGCCAGCGACGCTTAGGCGGCCTGATTCTCTCGCAGCAGAACCTGTCCAAACCGGATCCCGCGCTGATCGCAACCGCCTTGCTCCAAGGGGTGCGCCAGGCTGGATTGCATGCACTGGCCTGGACGCCGGAACTGCGCCAGTGGCAAGCGCGCGTACAGTTCCTCAGACGGACTGACGGCCCCGATTCACCATGGCCCGATCTGTCCGATGAGCACTTGTTGCAGCAGCTGGACCAATGGCTCGGCCCGTATCTGCACAGCATCACGACGCTGGATCGCGTGAAGCGGATGCCGCTCGATCAGCCGCTCCACGCGCTGCTAAATTGGGATCTTCAACGGCAACTCGACCGCCTCGCACCGACGCACCTGACGGTTCCGAGCGGCTCGAATATTCGAGTGGACTATGAGAGTGCCGAGGTGCCCGTGCTGGCCGTGCGCTTGCAAGAACTCTTCGGCTGTCAGGACACTCCCCGCGTGGCAGGAGGGAAAATTCCCGTCATGCTCCATCTCCTTTCACCGGCGAAGCGCCCGGTCCAGGTCACGAAAGATCTGGCCAGTTTCTGGGCCAACGCCTATCAAGACGTCCGCAAAGAACTTCGCGGCCGCTATCCGAAACATCCCTGGCCCGACAACCCCCTCACCGCCCCGCCGACGGCAAAGGCCAAGCGGCGCGCGCACTGA
- a CDS encoding inorganic pyrophosphatase, whose product MGRSGMDPIQRLMGLMFKAHPWHGVSIGEQAPDVVTTYIEIVPTDTVKYEVDKDSGFLKVDRPQRFSNFCPVYYGLIPQTYCGEKVAGLFGKRAKRKNMVGDGDPLDICVLTEKTIAHSDILLTAIPIGGFSMADGGEADDKIIAVMKDDAAYGDFKDIGDCPIALIDRLQHYFLTYKMAPGSVQHKVEITSVYGREEAMKVIHASHADYRKKFPELESLWPKHMSV is encoded by the coding sequence ATGGGGCGTTCGGGGATGGATCCAATTCAGCGATTGATGGGTTTGATGTTCAAGGCGCATCCGTGGCACGGCGTGTCGATCGGGGAGCAGGCGCCGGACGTGGTGACGACCTATATCGAGATTGTGCCGACCGACACCGTGAAATACGAAGTCGATAAGGACAGCGGATTTTTGAAGGTAGATCGTCCGCAGCGGTTTTCTAACTTCTGTCCGGTGTATTACGGACTTATTCCGCAAACCTATTGCGGCGAAAAAGTGGCCGGGCTGTTCGGCAAGCGGGCAAAGCGGAAGAATATGGTCGGCGACGGCGATCCGTTGGACATTTGCGTCCTGACGGAGAAGACGATCGCCCATAGCGATATCTTACTCACGGCGATTCCCATCGGGGGATTCAGCATGGCCGACGGCGGCGAAGCCGACGACAAGATTATCGCGGTGATGAAGGATGATGCGGCCTACGGCGATTTCAAAGATATCGGCGATTGTCCGATCGCCTTGATCGACCGGTTGCAACATTACTTCTTGACCTACAAGATGGCGCCGGGTTCGGTGCAACACAAAGTCGAGATTACCAGCGTGTATGGGCGCGAAGAAGCGATGAAAGTCATTCACGCCAGTCACGCCGATTATCGTAAAAAGTTTCCTGAGCTTGAGTCGTTGTGGCCCAAGCACATGTCGGTCTAA
- a CDS encoding MoaD/ThiS family protein translates to MVTVLVFGRVIQDAVGENEFSIESAEPTTVRKLIEANVESLGPLLRFIDSREALISVNKKVGTEDTVVKDGDTVKVSFQSRMSYDGMRDIPN, encoded by the coding sequence ATGGTCACCGTGTTGGTATTTGGCCGAGTCATTCAGGATGCTGTCGGAGAGAACGAATTCTCTATCGAGTCGGCGGAGCCGACGACGGTGAGGAAGCTGATCGAGGCGAACGTCGAGAGCCTTGGACCGCTCCTACGATTCATCGACAGCCGGGAAGCGTTGATCTCGGTGAATAAGAAGGTCGGCACTGAGGATACGGTGGTGAAGGACGGCGACACGGTAAAAGTCTCTTTTCAGTCCCGCATGTCGTACGACGGGATGAGAGACATTCCAAACTAG
- a CDS encoding pseudouridine synthase: MKPNTPPHTLPSQAPLETALSDDPKRVTLDRLFSKLGLASRSVAQEWIHAGRVRINDRVVRTTDAWVAWPGDSVSLDEQPLQPSTQRFVLFHKPKSVVTTRQDEKGRTTIFDVLPEELQTLHAVGRLDQATSGLLLLTNDTALSSYLTDPTNKVPRRYLVTVRGEVTEETRQDSVAGLTDEGDLLHCESVTIQKRSGRESHLDVTLTEGKNREIRRLFKALGHEVIRLRRIQYGPFTIDDLPPGAWREIPIAEARTALSLSSS; encoded by the coding sequence GTGAAACCAAACACACCACCGCATACGCTGCCGTCTCAGGCGCCCCTCGAAACCGCGCTATCGGATGATCCCAAGCGAGTCACGCTCGACCGCCTCTTCTCAAAACTGGGGTTGGCCAGCCGGAGCGTCGCGCAGGAATGGATTCATGCCGGCCGGGTCCGCATCAACGATCGCGTCGTACGGACCACGGACGCCTGGGTCGCCTGGCCGGGCGACAGCGTCTCGCTCGACGAACAACCGCTTCAGCCAAGCACGCAACGGTTCGTGCTGTTTCACAAACCTAAAAGCGTGGTGACGACGCGCCAGGATGAGAAAGGGCGAACGACTATCTTCGATGTGCTTCCCGAGGAATTGCAGACGCTCCACGCAGTGGGACGGCTGGATCAAGCCACCAGCGGGCTTCTCTTGCTCACCAACGACACAGCGCTCTCCAGCTATCTCACCGACCCGACGAACAAGGTGCCCCGCCGGTACCTCGTCACCGTACGCGGCGAAGTCACGGAAGAGACCCGCCAGGACAGCGTCGCGGGTCTGACGGATGAAGGGGATCTATTGCATTGCGAGAGTGTCACGATTCAGAAACGATCCGGGCGGGAATCCCATCTCGACGTGACGCTGACGGAAGGGAAGAATCGGGAGATCCGGCGGCTCTTCAAAGCGCTGGGCCATGAAGTAATCCGGCTGCGGCGCATTCAATACGGACCCTTCACGATCGACGACCTGCCGCCCGGCGCCTGGCGTGAAATTCCGATCGCAGAAGCAAGAACGGCTCTGTCCCTCTCATCCTCATGA
- a CDS encoding aldo/keto reductase family protein yields MTLTAYNGISIPSFMYGTAWKKEATSQLVQLAVAAGFTAIDTANQLIHYQEAMVGDALLNLATQGVKRDALFLQTKFTSVDGQDHRTPYEATADLTTQVSQSFQSSLSHLHTDYLDSYVLHGPYSRRGLGAADWEVWAAIESFYDSGKAKMIGISNVSAEQLALLCAKARHKPMVVQNRCYAAFGWDKEVRDLCREHRIIYQGFSLLTANREVFTEPDVRAMAVKYGAGLAQIVFRFAMQIGMLPLTGTTNPEHMKEDLAADHFTLTPEELQRIETIGL; encoded by the coding sequence ATGACGTTGACAGCATATAACGGTATCTCGATTCCCTCATTTATGTACGGCACGGCCTGGAAGAAAGAGGCCACGAGCCAGTTGGTGCAACTCGCCGTGGCGGCAGGCTTTACGGCAATCGATACAGCCAACCAGTTGATTCATTATCAAGAAGCCATGGTCGGGGATGCGTTACTCAATTTGGCCACGCAAGGGGTCAAGCGGGACGCGCTGTTTCTTCAGACCAAGTTTACCTCGGTTGACGGGCAAGACCACCGGACGCCCTATGAGGCGACGGCCGATCTTACGACCCAGGTCAGTCAGTCCTTTCAGAGTTCTTTGTCGCATCTCCACACCGACTATCTCGATTCCTATGTCCTGCACGGGCCCTATTCCAGGAGGGGATTGGGCGCGGCAGATTGGGAGGTCTGGGCGGCAATCGAGTCGTTCTACGATTCCGGCAAGGCCAAAATGATCGGTATTAGCAATGTATCGGCTGAACAGCTCGCGTTGCTCTGTGCCAAGGCCAGGCACAAGCCGATGGTCGTACAGAATCGCTGCTATGCCGCCTTCGGTTGGGACAAAGAGGTGCGGGATCTGTGTCGAGAACATCGGATCATTTATCAGGGCTTCTCGCTTCTCACGGCGAATCGTGAGGTCTTTACAGAGCCTGATGTGCGCGCAATGGCGGTAAAGTACGGGGCTGGGCTCGCGCAAATTGTCTTTCGATTCGCCATGCAGATCGGGATGTTGCCGCTGACGGGAACCACGAATCCAGAACACATGAAGGAAGACCTGGCGGCGGATCACTTCACCTTGACGCCGGAAGAGTTGCAGCGGATTGAAACGATTGGATTGTAA
- a CDS encoding TIGR03862 family flavoprotein — MKIAIVGGGPAGLMAAESASAAGAQVDLYDAMPSVGRKFLLAGKGGLNLTHSEPVEKMLSRYGIRRTQIAPLLASFGPEALRTWVKGLGIETFVGSSGRVFPKDMKSAPLLRAWLRRLRQAGVRFHVRHCWRGWDAQGALQFESPEGNQIVRADAVILALGGGSWPQLGSDAAWVPWLVQRGVSVSPLRPANCGFDIAWTEIFKNKFAGHPVKSVALKIQTPAGGEKWQQGEFVVTTTGVEGGVIYSMSALLRDEIATKGFAALRLDLAPDRDLNGLTNDLAKPRGKKTMATHLERRVGMAGVKVGLLREVVSKEDFADPAKLAAAIKSLSLKLIATRPLAESISSAGGVIFEAVDARLMLREVPGVFCAGEMLDWEAPTGGYLLTACFASGRAAGAGAVEWLKPR; from the coding sequence ATGAAGATTGCGATTGTCGGAGGCGGTCCGGCTGGCCTGATGGCCGCGGAAAGTGCGAGCGCAGCGGGAGCCCAAGTGGACCTGTATGACGCGATGCCGTCGGTCGGGCGGAAATTCTTGCTGGCCGGGAAGGGTGGGCTGAATCTCACGCACTCCGAGCCGGTCGAGAAAATGTTGTCGCGGTATGGGATACGGCGGACTCAGATTGCGCCACTCCTGGCGAGCTTTGGACCTGAGGCGCTGCGCACCTGGGTCAAGGGACTAGGGATTGAGACATTTGTGGGATCGTCCGGCCGGGTGTTTCCGAAAGATATGAAGTCGGCGCCGTTGCTGCGGGCTTGGCTGCGGCGGCTGCGTCAGGCTGGCGTTCGGTTTCATGTGCGGCATTGCTGGCGCGGATGGGATGCGCAGGGCGCGTTGCAATTCGAATCCCCCGAAGGCAATCAGATCGTTCGTGCCGATGCGGTCATTCTCGCGCTGGGCGGCGGGAGTTGGCCGCAACTCGGTTCAGATGCGGCCTGGGTGCCGTGGCTCGTTCAGCGCGGCGTCTCGGTGAGTCCGTTACGACCGGCCAACTGCGGGTTCGACATTGCTTGGACGGAGATTTTCAAAAACAAGTTTGCGGGCCACCCGGTCAAGTCTGTGGCGTTGAAAATTCAGACTCCGGCGGGCGGCGAGAAGTGGCAGCAGGGCGAATTCGTCGTGACGACGACCGGAGTGGAAGGCGGCGTGATCTACTCGATGTCCGCACTGTTGCGCGATGAAATTGCCACCAAGGGATTCGCAGCCTTGCGGCTGGATTTGGCGCCGGACCGTGACCTCAACGGTTTGACGAACGATCTTGCCAAGCCGCGCGGGAAAAAAACCATGGCGACGCATTTGGAGCGGCGGGTGGGTATGGCCGGAGTGAAGGTCGGGCTGTTGCGCGAAGTCGTGTCAAAAGAGGACTTTGCCGATCCGGCCAAGCTAGCCGCCGCGATCAAGTCGCTGTCGTTGAAGCTGATTGCGACCAGACCGCTGGCGGAGTCGATCAGCTCGGCCGGCGGAGTCATTTTTGAAGCGGTGGATGCCAGGTTGATGTTGCGTGAGGTGCCGGGGGTGTTTTGCGCCGGAGAGATGCTGGATTGGGAAGCCCCAACGGGCGGGTA
- a CDS encoding DUF488 domain-containing protein: MASTLVRIKRIYAPVAEGDGYRILVDRLWPRGVSKVAARIDLWMRDIAPSTALRQWFNHDPAKWEEFCERYRTELREQQPLLDTVRQQAKEGPVTLVYSARDERFNQAVVLQLVLKQSTTGKRRAT; encoded by the coding sequence ATGGCCTCGACCCTGGTCAGAATCAAGCGCATCTATGCGCCGGTTGCTGAGGGCGATGGATATCGGATTCTGGTGGATCGACTCTGGCCGCGGGGTGTCTCGAAAGTCGCGGCGCGTATTGATCTGTGGATGCGAGACATTGCCCCGTCCACGGCTTTGCGGCAGTGGTTCAATCATGATCCGGCCAAGTGGGAAGAATTTTGCGAGCGGTATCGGACGGAATTACGGGAACAGCAGCCGTTGCTTGATACCGTCAGACAGCAAGCGAAGGAAGGCCCTGTCACGCTGGTGTATTCTGCCCGGGACGAACGATTCAATCAGGCGGTAGTGCTCCAGCTAGTTTTGAAACAATCAACCACAGGAAAGCGACGCGCGACATGA
- a CDS encoding DEAD/DEAH box helicase: MKSDHTEPSTAPSVHGFSPGFAALGLEGSLLATLDTLGYEEPTPIQRESIPPLLAGRDLLGQAATGTGKTASFALPMLQRLAHGAKQRPAALILVPTRELAIQVGEAMQRYGKELRISVLAVYGGQAIGPQLYALKRGVDVVVATPGRALDHIRRNTLQLKHVQMVVLDEADEMLDMGFADDLEAILTQTPPERQTALFSATMPPRIASIAHRHLKNPVEIKIAKELVKAGAAPRVLQTAYVVNRPYKVAALIRVLDLAAPKSALVFCRTRLEVDELTAGLAGRDYRAEAIHGGMSQPQRDRVMTAFKSGQTQILVATDVAARGLDIPSVSHVVNYDLPSSPEVYVHRIGRTGRAGREGEAITIVEPREHRLLRNIEQLTKAKIVVAQVPSVADLRTKRIERTLTSIRELLAAGDVEHFRSVVTVLAKDFELVDVAAAAVKLAHQAQGGDAEEQEIPSVQARVPDYSRPDYARPGMRRPSPMSGGEMSRGVRPREGQGRPSARPTGGRTPNSARIYIGAGRAAGIRPGDLVGAIANEAKLGSAQIGGVEIEERFSLVEVPESMARDVIEALGRTRIKGQKVAVRLFRD, from the coding sequence ATGAAATCCGATCACACTGAGCCGTCCACTGCCCCCTCCGTTCATGGGTTTTCTCCCGGCTTCGCCGCGCTCGGCCTTGAAGGCTCGTTGCTGGCGACACTGGATACGCTGGGGTATGAAGAGCCCACGCCGATTCAACGGGAGTCCATTCCTCCGTTATTGGCCGGCCGCGATCTGTTGGGGCAGGCGGCCACCGGAACCGGGAAGACCGCCTCGTTTGCCTTGCCGATGTTGCAGCGGCTGGCGCATGGCGCGAAGCAGCGCCCGGCGGCCCTGATTCTGGTGCCGACGCGCGAGCTGGCGATTCAGGTCGGCGAAGCGATGCAGCGGTACGGCAAGGAGCTGCGGATTTCGGTGTTGGCGGTGTACGGCGGCCAGGCGATCGGGCCGCAACTCTATGCGCTGAAGCGCGGAGTGGATGTCGTGGTGGCCACGCCTGGGCGGGCGCTCGACCATATTCGACGGAACACGCTGCAGCTGAAGCATGTGCAGATGGTGGTGCTGGACGAAGCGGATGAAATGTTGGATATGGGTTTTGCCGACGATCTGGAGGCAATTCTGACCCAGACGCCCCCGGAGCGGCAGACGGCGCTGTTTTCCGCCACGATGCCGCCGCGCATTGCGTCGATCGCCCATCGTCATCTGAAAAATCCGGTCGAGATCAAGATTGCCAAAGAATTGGTTAAGGCCGGAGCGGCGCCGCGTGTGCTGCAAACAGCGTATGTGGTGAATCGTCCCTACAAAGTGGCGGCCTTGATACGGGTGCTGGATCTGGCGGCTCCGAAATCGGCGCTGGTCTTCTGCCGGACCCGGTTGGAGGTCGATGAACTGACGGCCGGTTTGGCGGGACGGGATTATCGCGCGGAAGCGATTCATGGCGGCATGAGCCAGCCGCAGCGGGACCGCGTCATGACCGCGTTTAAGTCCGGGCAAACGCAAATTCTGGTGGCCACGGACGTCGCGGCGCGCGGCTTGGATATTCCGAGCGTCTCGCATGTGGTGAATTACGACTTGCCGTCTTCCCCCGAAGTGTACGTGCATCGGATCGGCCGCACCGGCCGGGCCGGCCGCGAAGGGGAGGCGATTACCATCGTCGAACCGCGCGAGCACCGGTTGCTGCGGAATATCGAACAGTTGACCAAGGCGAAAATTGTTGTCGCCCAAGTGCCGAGCGTGGCCGATCTGCGGACCAAGCGGATCGAACGGACGCTGACGTCGATTCGAGAGCTGCTGGCCGCTGGTGATGTGGAACATTTCCGTTCGGTCGTCACGGTGCTGGCCAAAGATTTTGAATTGGTCGATGTCGCGGCGGCAGCGGTGAAGCTGGCGCATCAGGCGCAAGGCGGCGATGCGGAAGAGCAGGAGATTCCTTCCGTGCAAGCCCGAGTGCCGGACTATTCCCGTCCGGACTATGCTCGTCCGGGGATGCGGCGTCCGTCGCCGATGTCCGGAGGAGAGATGTCGCGCGGGGTTCGCCCCAGGGAGGGACAGGGTCGTCCAAGTGCGCGCCCGACCGGCGGTCGCACGCCGAACTCCGCACGGATCTACATCGGCGCTGGCCGTGCCGCAGGTATCAGGCCGGGGGATTTGGTGGGTGCGATTGCGAATGAAGCCAAGCTGGGATCCGCTCAGATCGGCGGCGTCGAAATCGAAGAACGCTTTTCGCTCGTGGAAGTTCCTGAATCCATGGCGCGCGACGTGATCGAAGCATTGGGCCGCACGAGGATCAAGGGTCAGAAGGTGGCCGTGAGACTCTTCCGCGATTAA